A genomic stretch from Pararhizobium sp. IMCC21322 includes:
- the dgcN gene encoding N-acetyltransferase DgcN, with the protein MELKRPYLLFLGDVPDALAAKTAIGIVDWRKDWCVGQMRLPGCNADTGLPDMGLRQAIAAGAKTLIIGVVNAGGVLPDHWLDSIVAALDAGLDVASGLHLRLEDIPAIAEAAKRNGRHLHNVRHSDQTFKTGQGTKREGLRLLTVGTDCSVGKKYTSLALEKGMREAGLDANFQATGQTGIFISGRGVSIDAVVADFISGAAEWVSPATEPDIWQIVEGQGSLFHPSFAGVSLGLLHGSQPDAFVVCHETTRTHMRNVKHPLPSIQQVIDLTIACGQLTNPDIRCVGIAVNTQALDEATAVSTMAEIEKAHDLPTVDPIRTGVAPIVARLQQEFDL; encoded by the coding sequence ATGGAATTGAAACGGCCCTACCTCTTGTTTCTGGGCGATGTGCCAGATGCTTTGGCTGCAAAGACTGCAATCGGCATTGTCGACTGGCGGAAAGACTGGTGTGTCGGGCAAATGCGCCTGCCCGGATGCAACGCCGATACCGGTCTGCCAGATATGGGTTTGCGACAGGCCATTGCGGCGGGTGCAAAAACACTCATCATCGGCGTTGTAAATGCCGGCGGCGTTCTTCCCGATCACTGGCTTGACTCCATTGTCGCAGCGCTTGATGCCGGTCTGGATGTTGCAAGCGGGCTGCATCTGCGTCTGGAGGACATTCCGGCAATCGCAGAAGCTGCAAAGCGCAATGGCCGACACTTGCATAATGTGCGCCATTCTGACCAGACTTTCAAAACCGGTCAGGGCACCAAACGTGAGGGATTGCGGCTGCTGACAGTTGGAACCGATTGTTCTGTTGGCAAGAAATACACGTCCCTTGCGCTTGAAAAAGGCATGCGGGAAGCGGGTCTGGATGCAAATTTCCAGGCCACGGGACAGACCGGCATTTTTATTTCCGGCCGGGGCGTATCCATTGATGCGGTGGTTGCGGATTTCATATCTGGTGCCGCTGAATGGGTTTCGCCTGCGACAGAGCCCGATATCTGGCAAATTGTGGAGGGACAGGGGTCGTTGTTTCACCCCTCGTTTGCAGGTGTGTCACTGGGTTTGCTACACGGCTCCCAACCTGACGCCTTTGTGGTTTGTCATGAAACGACGCGAACCCATATGCGCAATGTGAAACATCCACTTCCAAGCATACAACAAGTCATTGACCTGACAATTGCCTGCGGGCAGCTCACGAACCCTGACATTCGTTGTGTTGGCATTGCTGTCAACACTCAGGCCCTTGATGAAGCAACCGCCGTCAGTACGATGGCTGAGATTGAAAAGGCCCACGACCTACCAACTGTAGACCCCATACGCACGGGTGTGGCACCGATTGTTGCCAGACTGCAGCAGGAGTTTGACCTTTGA
- a CDS encoding ABC transporter permease, whose amino-acid sequence MSVTTVPDLVSLQDNSDGMKLLAAGNWTLENAADLSQRLNELEQRVAKSEAGPLIANISAIEEMDTSGAWLLVRLRKHLLDRNSDLLIEGMTPDREVLLDEVFESAAAVDTETAAPPRWHPMEFLGRTVAAIGYDMSAKTNMLGRAISGLIAVLVSPKRLRAISIVHHLDQAGLRAVPIIALMSFVIGAIIAQQSAYQLRYFGAEVFTVDLVGILVLRELGVLLTAIMVAGRSGSAFTAEIGSMKMREEIDALRVIGMSTTDVLVLPRVLALVIAVPLLTVIANIFALLGGAMVAWVYSDIPPIEFITRLREAVWLSTLLVGFIKAPFMALVIAVIACSEGFAVKGSAESLGRRTTASVVKAIFMVIVMDGLFAMFFAAIGY is encoded by the coding sequence GTGAGCGTAACAACAGTGCCAGATCTGGTCTCTCTGCAGGACAATTCCGACGGCATGAAGCTGTTGGCGGCAGGCAATTGGACATTGGAAAATGCAGCCGATCTATCCCAACGGCTGAATGAGTTGGAACAGCGTGTCGCGAAGAGCGAGGCGGGTCCTCTGATCGCCAACATCTCAGCGATTGAGGAAATGGATACCTCTGGCGCCTGGTTGCTGGTGCGGCTTCGTAAACACCTTTTGGACCGCAACAGCGACCTGTTGATAGAAGGCATGACGCCCGACCGGGAAGTATTGCTGGATGAGGTTTTTGAAAGCGCTGCTGCTGTGGATACCGAAACTGCTGCTCCACCTCGTTGGCACCCGATGGAGTTTCTTGGTCGGACTGTGGCTGCTATTGGCTATGATATGTCAGCCAAAACCAACATGTTGGGCCGGGCTATCTCTGGTCTGATCGCTGTTTTGGTATCGCCCAAACGCTTGCGTGCAATCTCAATCGTTCATCATCTGGATCAGGCGGGCCTGCGCGCAGTGCCGATCATCGCGCTCATGTCGTTTGTCATCGGCGCCATCATTGCTCAGCAATCGGCGTATCAGTTGCGTTATTTTGGCGCTGAAGTCTTCACAGTCGATCTGGTCGGCATTCTTGTGCTGAGGGAACTGGGCGTGTTGTTGACAGCCATTATGGTTGCCGGTCGCTCCGGCAGTGCCTTCACAGCCGAGATTGGCTCCATGAAGATGCGTGAGGAGATTGACGCTCTGCGCGTTATTGGCATGTCGACAACCGATGTGCTCGTATTGCCGCGGGTTCTGGCCCTGGTAATTGCGGTGCCATTGTTGACGGTTATCGCAAATATTTTCGCGCTTTTAGGCGGAGCCATGGTCGCCTGGGTTTACTCTGATATCCCGCCGATTGAGTTCATCACACGATTGAGAGAAGCCGTTTGGCTCTCAACCCTGCTGGTGGGTTTCATAAAGGCGCCGTTCATGGCTTTGGTCATCGCCGTTATTGCTTGTTCAGAAGGCTTTGCCGTGAAGGGAAGTGCTGAGTCTCTGGGGCGCAGGACAACAGCTTCTGTGGTCAAAGCCATATTCATGGTGATCGTCATGGACGGGTTGTTTGCCATGTTCTTCGCAGCTATCGGCTACTGA
- a CDS encoding aldo/keto reductase — translation MKTKLLGQTGLQVSELCFGTMSFGGDADAHEAGRMFSACRDAGINFFDCADVYSNGMAERILGDLIKTDRDELIVTSKCFGAMNADINSGGGNRRHILRAVEASLERLGTDRLDILFMHRWDNHVPLEETLRALEKLVADGKVLYLGASNYAAWQLARALGISDQHGWPRFDVIQPMYSLVKRQAEAEIFPLALAENLGVISYSPLGGGLLSGKYNASTRPEAARLVANTMYSARYGEPWVFETAEAFTALCEDRNVHPVSLAIAWAAANTAVTSPIIGARNLEQLMPSLQSVDVELDEALHSAISALSRTPAPATDRLEEQT, via the coding sequence ATGAAAACAAAATTGCTTGGCCAGACTGGCTTGCAGGTTTCAGAGCTTTGTTTTGGAACCATGTCTTTTGGCGGTGATGCTGACGCGCATGAAGCTGGCCGCATGTTTTCTGCCTGCCGTGATGCCGGCATCAATTTCTTCGACTGTGCGGATGTCTACTCAAATGGCATGGCCGAGCGCATTCTGGGAGACTTGATCAAGACTGACCGTGATGAATTGATTGTTACGTCAAAATGCTTTGGAGCCATGAACGCTGACATCAATTCTGGCGGTGGCAACCGTCGGCATATCCTGCGGGCTGTGGAAGCGAGCCTGGAACGGTTGGGCACTGACCGGCTGGATATTCTGTTCATGCATCGCTGGGACAATCATGTGCCGTTGGAAGAAACGCTTCGGGCTTTGGAAAAACTGGTAGCCGATGGCAAGGTCTTGTATCTGGGGGCCAGCAATTATGCGGCCTGGCAACTTGCCAGAGCGCTTGGCATTTCGGACCAGCATGGCTGGCCGCGATTCGATGTGATTCAACCCATGTATTCCCTTGTGAAACGACAGGCAGAAGCGGAAATTTTTCCACTCGCTCTTGCCGAGAATTTGGGTGTTATTTCTTACTCTCCGCTTGGCGGAGGCCTGCTGAGTGGCAAGTATAACGCCAGCACACGCCCGGAGGCAGCGCGCCTTGTGGCCAACACCATGTATTCGGCGCGCTATGGCGAGCCATGGGTGTTTGAAACGGCAGAGGCTTTCACGGCATTATGTGAAGACAGGAATGTCCACCCGGTGTCCCTGGCGATTGCATGGGCTGCGGCCAATACGGCTGTAACCAGCCCGATTATTGGCGCACGCAATCTGGAGCAGCTTATGCCATCATTGCAATCTGTTGATGTGGAACTGGATGAAGCGCTCCATTCCGCCATATCCGCCCTTTCCCGAACGCCCGCGCCGGCAACAGATCGTCTCGAGGAGCAGACCTAG
- a CDS encoding ABC transporter ATP-binding protein has translation MAKEPITFPSVKRGDVILQARGITVGFGDSLILEDLDIDLRAGEVLGVVGASGTGKSVLLRSIVGLLPRRSGIVKVYGQDYDSAEHAVQEAVDRRWGVLFQNGALFSALTVKQNVQVPMREHLRLPQDLMDELARIKIEMVGLPADAADKFPAELSGGMIKRASLARALSLDPDIVFLDEPTSGLDPISAAEFDELLKKLCETLALSAFMVTHDLDSLYAACDRIAVIGNKKVMVEGGLPDMLAFDDPWVQDYFRGKRARRLNESLES, from the coding sequence ATGGCCAAAGAACCTATTACATTTCCGTCTGTAAAGCGTGGCGACGTCATTTTGCAGGCACGCGGAATTACCGTAGGGTTTGGTGATAGCCTTATTCTTGAAGATCTCGATATCGACCTCAGGGCTGGCGAAGTGCTTGGCGTTGTGGGCGCTTCGGGAACTGGCAAGTCGGTATTGCTGCGCTCGATTGTCGGTTTGCTGCCGCGCCGCTCTGGTATCGTGAAAGTGTATGGTCAGGACTACGATTCTGCTGAACATGCCGTGCAGGAGGCGGTGGATCGCCGCTGGGGCGTCCTGTTTCAGAACGGCGCCTTGTTCTCAGCACTGACCGTAAAGCAGAACGTTCAGGTGCCAATGCGGGAACATTTACGACTGCCGCAAGATCTGATGGACGAACTGGCTCGTATCAAGATTGAGATGGTTGGTTTGCCAGCCGATGCCGCAGATAAATTCCCGGCGGAATTGTCAGGCGGCATGATAAAGCGGGCAAGCCTTGCCAGAGCGTTGTCATTGGATCCCGACATCGTGTTTCTGGATGAACCCACCTCCGGTCTTGATCCGATCAGTGCCGCAGAATTTGATGAGTTGTTGAAAAAACTCTGCGAAACTCTGGCTTTGAGTGCGTTCATGGTGACCCATGATCTGGACAGTCTCTATGCCGCCTGTGACAGAATTGCCGTTATAGGCAACAAAAAGGTCATGGTAGAGGGCGGCCTGCCGGATATGCTGGCATTTGACGATCCATGGGTGCAGGATTATTTTCGTGGGAAGCGTGCCCGCAGGTTGAATGAGTCGCTTGAAAGCTGA
- a CDS encoding MlaD family protein — protein METKANYGLIGIFTLLVAAIAVFMIYWVGRLDQAGSAVPVQISFPGAVSGLVAGSPVNFNGIRVGTVRSLSLDPTDPEAVLVDVDIDQNTPLKSDTEITLGTTGITGASYVDLRAGSIELPNLLLQDDIPQLQADGSSMDDLLQAARDMMTRVDRVVRRVDTLVETNGAEIERTIQNAAIFSDALASNAPGIDRFLSTTTEAATQIGALANRLEGLTEKADTLVSAINPEQVRTAVSNIQRFTDNLNQTAGKLEDLVSEATLSVSTFNTFGASLNSSLLQIDNIVSAIPPEELRAMVEGASSFVKNLADQNGAISGIVENARDGSESFKSLATRLESEGDRISGITADAAAFAKTLNSAAGRVDALFDGLDEMMSSDGSATLMGELQKTLSSFRSAASTFEVRIGEIANGVSRFSGSGLRNLDGLIADGRRAMSRFNSLLQQLESNPRQFISGSGGVPEYNGRPRR, from the coding sequence ATGGAAACCAAGGCCAATTATGGGCTGATCGGCATATTCACGCTGTTGGTGGCCGCCATAGCCGTATTTATGATCTACTGGGTCGGAAGGCTGGATCAGGCTGGGTCTGCCGTACCGGTTCAAATTTCTTTCCCCGGAGCCGTATCCGGCCTTGTTGCTGGAAGTCCGGTCAATTTCAACGGCATCCGCGTTGGCACAGTTCGCAGCCTCTCACTGGATCCGACCGATCCCGAAGCGGTTTTGGTCGATGTCGATATCGACCAAAACACGCCGCTCAAGTCAGACACTGAAATCACACTCGGCACGACCGGCATCACGGGCGCGTCCTATGTGGATTTACGGGCCGGTTCCATAGAATTGCCCAACCTCTTGTTGCAAGACGACATTCCCCAATTGCAGGCTGACGGGTCTTCAATGGATGACTTGCTGCAGGCTGCACGGGATATGATGACTCGGGTAGACCGGGTGGTCAGACGGGTTGATACATTGGTGGAAACCAATGGCGCAGAGATCGAACGAACCATTCAGAATGCGGCGATTTTTTCCGATGCACTGGCAAGCAATGCACCCGGCATCGACCGTTTCCTGTCGACAACCACCGAAGCCGCCACACAAATTGGTGCGCTTGCAAACCGATTGGAAGGTTTGACCGAAAAGGCTGACACACTGGTCAGTGCGATTAATCCAGAGCAGGTGCGGACTGCCGTCAGCAACATTCAAAGGTTCACGGATAATTTGAATCAGACCGCTGGAAAACTTGAAGATCTCGTCTCTGAAGCCACACTATCAGTTTCCACATTCAACACCTTTGGTGCCTCCCTCAACAGCAGCCTGTTACAGATAGACAATATTGTGTCTGCTATACCGCCTGAAGAATTGAGAGCAATGGTCGAAGGCGCAAGTTCATTTGTTAAAAATCTGGCGGATCAAAATGGTGCGATCTCCGGAATTGTTGAAAATGCCCGCGACGGCAGCGAAAGCTTCAAAAGCCTTGCCACGCGTCTTGAAAGCGAGGGGGACCGCATTAGCGGAATCACCGCTGATGCTGCAGCGTTTGCCAAGACGCTCAATTCGGCAGCAGGCCGTGTGGATGCACTTTTTGATGGACTCGATGAGATGATGAGTTCTGATGGCAGCGCAACGCTTATGGGTGAACTGCAAAAAACCCTGTCCAGTTTCCGAAGCGCAGCCTCCACATTTGAGGTGCGGATTGGCGAGATTGCCAATGGCGTGTCGCGTTTCTCTGGCTCGGGACTGCGCAATCTGGACGGTTTGATTGCAGATGGAAGACGCGCGATGAGTCGCTTTAATAGCTTGTTGCAGCAATTGGAAAGCAATCCACGGCAGTTCATTTCAGGCAGTGGTGGCGTCCCGGAATACAATGGCAGGCCGAGACGCTGA
- a CDS encoding ABC-type transport auxiliary lipoprotein family protein codes for MQARKPGAGLLVAAALSLGLSGCILISPPPSRTFDLSAPTDISKLRGRAGQILIVEPSALQALAGTGIVVRPSASELNYFPQAQWADTLPRLLQAKILESFEATGRAKAVGKPGDGLVIDYQILSNLRAFEFDAITQSADIDISVKIVNDRTGQVAGTREFSASAFAPSDSLEDAVFALDEAMDEVIIAIVRWTLGRV; via the coding sequence ATGCAAGCTCGCAAACCGGGCGCAGGACTGTTGGTTGCGGCTGCGCTGAGTTTGGGCCTTTCCGGTTGCATTTTGATTTCGCCGCCGCCATCGCGAACCTTCGACCTGTCTGCACCGACCGATATTTCAAAGCTGCGGGGCAGGGCTGGACAAATACTTATTGTCGAACCAAGCGCGTTGCAGGCCCTTGCCGGAACCGGAATCGTCGTCCGGCCATCTGCTTCGGAGCTGAATTATTTTCCGCAGGCACAATGGGCAGATACGCTGCCAAGACTTTTACAAGCGAAAATACTGGAATCTTTTGAGGCAACTGGCCGAGCCAAAGCTGTTGGCAAACCCGGTGATGGTCTGGTCATCGACTACCAGATTCTGTCGAATTTGCGGGCCTTTGAATTTGATGCCATCACCCAGTCTGCTGATATCGATATCTCTGTTAAAATCGTGAATGATCGGACTGGTCAAGTGGCAGGGACGCGAGAATTCAGTGCCAGCGCCTTCGCACCATCAGACAGTCTGGAAGATGCGGTGTTCGCGCTTGATGAGGCGATGGATGAGGTGATAATCGCAATCGTTCGCTGGACTCTGGGACGCGTATAA
- a CDS encoding MarR family winged helix-turn-helix transcriptional regulator: MKRIDQFHVNILTMSMKKQGFLLHPLLHSGNLVEDRLRTRLAPYGIQPRQARVLAALNRMGPVSQVELAREFHISAASMSTMSSRLIAAKLISRKPNEETARSNVLTLTDEGRKMLMEIHQAWHDMDQIIVEALGAERAELFGKMALELRNSLGGRTPGGKRVKIEDEESA, translated from the coding sequence TTGAAACGCATTGATCAATTCCATGTTAACATTCTAACAATGAGCATGAAAAAACAAGGCTTTTTGCTTCACCCCTTATTACATTCTGGTAATCTGGTAGAAGACAGGTTGCGCACCCGCCTGGCGCCATATGGTATCCAGCCAAGACAAGCGCGTGTTCTTGCCGCACTCAACCGCATGGGCCCTGTTTCGCAGGTCGAACTGGCACGCGAGTTTCATATATCAGCGGCCAGTATGAGCACTATGAGTTCACGCCTGATCGCGGCAAAGCTGATCAGCCGTAAGCCAAACGAAGAAACGGCGCGGAGTAATGTACTGACCCTAACGGATGAGGGTCGAAAAATGCTTATGGAAATACATCAAGCTTGGCATGACATGGATCAGATCATTGTTGAGGCATTGGGCGCTGAGCGTGCAGAATTGTTTGGCAAGATGGCGCTTGAATTGCGTAATAGTCTGGGCGGTCGCACACCGGGCGGAAAACGCGTAAAAATTGAAGATGAAGAATCTGCCTGA
- a CDS encoding cytochrome b, translated as MHSPSGYDLMSRINHWLIAIAILGMLALGLFLEFGGLAREDKRWLIDIHKSVGVLVLIYGVWRVLWRIIQGFPESDESTMPQWQEIASKIAHWALLAGILIMPISGVVASIFNGRSIAVFNWFSIPAQTEIAWLSGAAGYTHKYTGFTLALIVALHIAAALKHHFVDRDSVLIRMVQGAAK; from the coding sequence ATGCACAGCCCATCTGGCTATGATCTGATGTCTCGAATAAATCACTGGCTGATCGCAATCGCCATTCTTGGCATGCTTGCACTGGGACTTTTTCTGGAGTTTGGCGGGTTAGCGCGGGAAGACAAGCGTTGGCTCATCGATATTCACAAATCAGTTGGTGTTCTCGTGCTGATCTACGGTGTGTGGCGTGTCTTGTGGCGTATCATACAGGGGTTTCCAGAATCCGATGAATCCACCATGCCTCAATGGCAGGAAATCGCATCAAAGATCGCTCATTGGGCTCTGCTTGCAGGCATTCTCATCATGCCGATTTCCGGTGTTGTTGCATCTATTTTTAATGGGCGCTCTATTGCCGTGTTCAACTGGTTTTCGATACCGGCCCAGACCGAAATTGCCTGGTTGAGTGGCGCTGCCGGCTACACGCATAAATATACCGGTTTTACGCTTGCCTTGATCGTTGCCCTTCATATCGCAGCAGCGCTCAAACATCATTTTGTGGACCGGGATTCGGTGCTGATCCGAATGGTTCAGGGGGCGGCCAAATAG